One Epinephelus moara isolate mb chromosome 20, YSFRI_EMoa_1.0, whole genome shotgun sequence genomic window carries:
- the cotl1 gene encoding coactosin-like protein → MATQIDKDACREAYNQVRDDNTDTNWAAFKYDGSMILPAGQGTDYEDFKSMCTDDCRLFGFVRITTGDTMSKRAKFTLITWIGENVSGLQRAKISTDKALVKEIVQNFAKEFTFSELRELDADNILTELKKAGGANYDAQAE, encoded by the exons ATGGCAACCCAAATCGATAAAGATGCTTGCAGAGAGGCTTACAACCAAGTCAGAGACGATAACACGGACACCAACTG GGCTGCTTTTAAATATGACGGCTCTATGATCCTGCCTGCAGGACAAGGGACTGACTATGAGGACTTCAAGAGCATGTGCACAG ATGACTGTCGTCTGTTTGGTTTTGTCCGGATCACAACGGGAGACACCATGAGCAAACGGGCCAAGTTCACTCTCATCACCTGGATTGGTGAGAACGTCAGTGGGCTGCAGCGCGCCAAGATCAGCACCGACAAAGCGCTGGTCAAAGAGATTGTGCAG aACTTTGCCAAGGAGTTCACGTTTAGTGAGCTGAGGGAACTGGATGCAGACAACATCCTCACAGAGCTGAAGAAGGCTGGTGGAGCCAACTATGATGCTCAGGCCGAGTAG